The Lampris incognitus isolate fLamInc1 chromosome 7, fLamInc1.hap2, whole genome shotgun sequence genome window below encodes:
- the rnf26 gene encoding E3 ubiquitin-protein ligase RNF26 translates to MGLMNVVFSTLGKCIDFVSFLLDLHFVIVHTLVQSVLAIVTFVNSLPALLVSSVVGFWNIILLCLMSAAETTSDVAHGIVIQLGNLVLSLGGMLESLKMMGYLSMHVLLRGKEQLYRGLLSVLELCGIAVSLLVYFTNTVLNFAFIAILNLYYMLVSVWQTVSSPLQKVVELTLTLVTFLYSSLVGTSNFLWTPCKLVLDFLVSLMHIFISIFILNIYGFLLTLTIAIATTLYLNPELTRQGAQRTLNYISSVTSLHRLSLALQHVTLWLQSIHHVPGAAQQLQRMLHRLYVLERGLWQWLSQHSGLLIRTVRTNWDRNDRVGGDGDPGEERRDPPDGSAGDGAIELINLDLPCSSTDRPLKKLSSLNKDSKPPPAERLLSLLKEQEERKRCVICQDCAKTVVLLPCRHLCLCRDCTNILLRQPIYQQNCPLCRHMILNNMDVYL, encoded by the coding sequence ATGGGTTTGATGAACGTTGTCTTTTCCACCCTAGGGAAGTGCATCGACTTTGTCTCCTTCTTATTGGACTTACATTTTGTCATCGTACACACCCTGGTACAGTCTGTCCTAGCGATTGTGACTTTTGTGAATAGTCTGCCGGCCCTGCTCGTCAGCTCAGTGGTGGGGTTCTGGAACATCATTCTCCTCTGCTTGATGTCTGCAGCGGAAACGACATCAGATGTGGCCCATGGCATTGTCATCCAGCTGGGAAACCTGGTGCTATCTCTGGGAGGGATGCTGGAGAGCCTCAAAATGATGGGTTACCTGTCCATGCATGTGCTTCTGCGTGGAAAGGAGCAGCTGTATCGAGGTCTGCTGTCAGTGTTGGAGTTGTGCGGCATCGCTGTGAGTCTGCTGGTCTATTTCACCAACACAGTGTTGAACTTTGCGTTCATTGCCATCCTGAACCTCTATTACATGCTGGTGAGTGTGTGGCAGACCGTTTCCAGCCCTCTTCAGAAAGTTGTCGAACTCACTCTCACCCTCGTCACCTTTCTTTACAGCAGCCTTGTCGGAACCTCGAACTTCCTTTGGACGCCTTGTAAGCTGGTGTTGGACTTCTTGGTCTCACTAATGCACATCTTCATCAGCATCTTCATACTCAACATCTATGGCTTCTTACTCACTCTCACTATTGCCATAGCTACCACCCTCTACCTGAACCCCGAGCTGACGCGTCAAGGGGCACAGCGAACTTTAAACTATATTAGCTCAGTCACTTCTCTGCATAGACTATCTTTGGCTCTACAGCATGTAACATTGTGGCTACAGAGCATCCATCATGTACCTGGTGCTGCGCAACAGCTGCAAAGGATGCTCCATCGCCTGTATGTACTGGAGAGGGGACTTTGGCAATGGCTTTctcagcatagtggtctattaatCCGAACAGTAAGGACAAATTGGGACCGCAATGACAGAGTAGGTGGGGATGGGGAcccaggagaggagagaagggacCCACCAGATGGGAGCGCAGGAGACGGAGCCATAGAGCTGATCAATTTAGACTTACCCTGCTCGAGCACAGACAGGCCCCTAAAGAAACTTTCTTCCTTAAACAAAGACAGCAAACCTCCTCCTGCTGAAAGACTTCTAAGcctgctgaaggagcaggaggagaggaagaggtgtGTGATTTGCCAGGATTGTGCCAAGACGGTGGTGCTTCTGCCTTGCAGACATCTTTGTCTGTGTAGAGACTGTACTAACATCCTGTTACGTCAGCCCATCTACCAGCAGAACTGTCCACTGTGCCGGCATATGATCCTCAACAACATGGATGTGTACCTCTGA